The Glycine soja cultivar W05 chromosome 4, ASM419377v2, whole genome shotgun sequence genomic sequence GacaaatataatattgatatacatatatatcttagtcatttatgaattatatattatatttatatacaaaatgagatataatattaaatatatttaaattaaaagttactttttttataaaaaatatcataaaacttgattaattaaatattttatttattatttattcatatttttcatattcacgaaacaattttattttttaaatgaatgagaaatttaagtattttatactATCTATCTATCGATAGATAACGTGAAACATGGTGAGTGATTCATATTTAGACTTAAAATGGCTACGAAATTACGAAACCAGTAGAGAGAATTCGTATATTTCAAACTAACATTTGAAGAAAACTGACTtggaaaaacaatttttttatttgttttggattATGAAGGAAAAGGTCAACTATCCAACCCAGTTGTTCCGGTTATTCACAgttttgtttgataaaataaGACAATTTATTGTTTTGATCAATGCAAACACCTTGGCTGCCTCCacaaacaccaccaccaccttttAGTTTGTGCAAAATTTGCGCTTTATGATATTATTAGGTATCCCAAACCCCCTTTTTCTGATTTTTATCATCCAACCAATATATTCTTTTCGTTTTGCCTCTTTCTTCATACATTCTCATCTTTCAAAGCAATTTTCGCTCTGTGCTAAAAAATTCACTCTTCCATGAACTTTCTTCTATCAAGGTACGTTTTCTGAACCTGAATCTTCTTTGCTTTGGTTGCTGCAAATGtactcttttttatatattattattattctttcgaTATTGAACTTCAATTTGCATTGAGTTCTTGAATTTTTCTTGCTTCGACAGGTATTAAAAAGAAGTGCAAGTTAATCATTGTGTCACATGTCCCTTAgttgtttttcttctctttgcatTTTGAAGGAACATATAGATTATTTTTACAGTATCCATGCATgatgattaattgattaattacttgactaaaaatactttaagtatctttgatttttttgatataaaaatatctCTTGATAgtctttttatttacaattaattcgttcgtaattaaaaacaaatcttCTAACGATGatggattttatttttcctgtcaagaataaattaatgggaggatttctttttaaaaaaagcaacATGTAATAATGGGCTTAGATGTCAAATTATGACAAGCTTTCTCATATGTTTTACGTCAGGGAATAAGGAACGTTTCTTATTTTCGTGGAGAtagaatatgtttttcttttttcctggtTAAAGTTGGAATAGACTTTTCATGCTCCATcataatacatttatttttctgaatTAGTATCAGAAAATACATGGTGTCATCATGGTGGAACAATTGCAACATGTTATGTCAAAACTGTTGATCATTCATTGtaaatgtgtttttaattaatCGTGATCATGTGCGTATCATCTATCAGATGTGATTGAATTAAAACCTTTCACCTCTTGGTAATATCGAACTTTGCCGCCTATTTCTTtcattgtaataaaataaagaaaaatcaagaaAGTCTAATAATTGATGTGTCTTACTAGTCattaacaaaactaaaaatgagTGGAGTTGACTTCATATATGTCGCTAGTATTTTCTCAAAATCATATCATGCAACAAATACTACTTACTGTTTACTTACTCCATATAGGAGGcacaattgaatttttttttattcttgtaaaTCGAAAACAATATTGAAAGGTTTACAATACGTCCATAATCTATTTAATTAATGGAGTGAAATCCTCTTAATTAGTAATTTCTTGGAATATTGATATAGTAATCATATAGATTTTTGCTAACATATGCAGGTTCTTCTCAATAAATTCTTAGGAGAGCCACCGAAATATATATGGCAACAAAAACAGAAGACACTAGTGTGGTTGGGAAGGAGAAGAAGGCCCCATCTTCAAATTCTCCCATGACAACCACCAAAAAGACCCCAACCAAGGCACCATCCACAACAAAGAAGGCCACCTCAAGCCCATCAGAGAAACAAGTCCCAAACTATCTCAAGCCCACAATCAGCTCAGGCCTTGATTCTCACTCCTCTTTCAAGCTCCCTAGGAATAATGATGGTCCCACCAAGCCCACTCTAAATAGAAGAAGATCTCTTGacccatcttcatcttcatcttcaaggTTACCGAAACAAACACATACACCTTCTCTTTCAAGACAACACAAGGCCCTTGTGTCCCCTGGGCCACGCGAAAGAACACTGCCACTTCGATCTTCTAGTGTTCCTATTAAAACTACTAACAACGCTTCAAAACCCATTCCAGAGAGGCTCTCAAGGACCCCAAAGGAAGGGAGAACACAACCACTGAGTGCCAAGAAGAGCCCCAACAAAGTTTTTGCTTCAACTAGTAAGAAGGTAATGAGTAATGATGCTTCTTCTAACTCATCCAACGTTTCAAAGAGTGGTGGTATTAATGAATCAGAAGTTGAAGAAGCTGTAAATGAAGAGCAGGTTGGAGAAGTGGAAAATGTGGATAATCATGAAGAACTCCCACGTCAAGTAGTTGACTCTGAACATGAACATCTTGATCAAAAGCTTGAGGAGTCTGATCAACCTCATGTTCAAGATGATGATGAGAAGGGCATTCCTACAGTGCTAGAAGAAAAAGAGGACGAGAATACAAACCAATATGAGTGCAACATTAATGAAAGTCATCCAAAAATTGATCATTCAACAACTGAAGAAGTTGAGTTGAAAcaagaagaacaagaacaagaagaaggTGGGGTTGTTCACAAAAGTGAGACCAACAATGAGGAAGAGGTAGTGGAAGAGAAGGAAGGAGTTGAAAAAGTAATAAGTGAGGAGGTTAAAGAGTTGAGGGAAGGACAAGGTGAAGATGAACAAGTAGAGAGTGAAGTTAAAGAAGAAAAGGTTGAGTCACCAAAGCCAAAACAAGTAGAAGAAGGAGGTTGGATGCAAGAGAAGAAAGAGGTTCAGTCTCCAGTATCCAATGATGTGATCGAAGAGAATGCAGGGAAGCAATTAGAAGCGAGGAGGAATAAAGTGAGAGCATTGGCTGGTGCATTCCAGAATGTCATTGACCATCAAAAAAACAAGTGATCGAGTCAAGCCACAATTGTATAAATTTGATCATGTGAGATACTAATAAGAGAAATAGATACAGAACAGAAGAACACCTAAATTAAAGAGATTCTAATGTTCACAACTTTTCTTAATTACCTGAGAGTAGGGGCAGACGTGTTAAAATCTGTTGATTTTCTTCGCTAGTGGGTTTCCTTAAACATATGTAATATTTAATGCCATTGTAACTTATGTATGTACAGTTATAGGGTTAAATGCATGTATGATTATCTCTTACATGTTAAATATTACTACCTCTGGTCCTAATGTTTATCCTTTTGAGTTTGAGCTATGGAAGTAAGTTTGGGTTATAAAAATGTTTGTTTAGATAGTAATGATCTCACTTCCATATGAACCAGAAGAAGTAGATGATGCCGTGCATACTTTATTTTTCCTACACAAGTTGAAAGGTTGAACTGCTAAACCCAACTTCATCTTGGAAAGGTAGCATTTATAATTcaataagttaaattaaaaacttttaactAAAAAGTCGTTTTCAACTTTGACTTTTGTCGTACTTTATCTCCTCATTatattatacaagttttattcgaataataattttactacATTGAAGTTTTCTAAAAGTTAGCATAAATCTGCACACTTTTTTATCGCGacataaattactttttatttaaattataattaatgatgacacaaattatttttttaattgtaatcaaattaattatgatataaatcaatgtcataattaatttgattatatttataaatgataatttctatttaatcaaaacaaacaataatatgATACAAACTAGTTAAAAATGACAAATtgtatcttaattaatttaattttaattttaaaaaatatttatatcacaATCAAttgattacttttaaaaaaagtaacttatatctctaattaaataaaaaattgtaaaaaatacaaaacaaaaatatgattctattgacaaaatatatcatgaaatcatgtttttgttgtatattttttttccactctCCTTTATACTATAGAAACATAATtccattgaaaaaataaatacacaatAGATagaattatgtttttgttgtattttttaaatacttccCTTTACacaatataaatatgtttttgttgtgtttttgttgtaatttttaaatatacttccctttacataatataaatatgtttttgttgtattttttaaatacttccCTTAACAGAATCACAATTATGTCAGAAATACAATTTCAGAATATAGGAAAAATCACCCACATGAGATGTGAGAATATTGGGCGTGTGAATAACAGCTCCTGTTAAGTATATATACAAGTCCATTTTCATACTTGTCTTTTTCAAGGTGTCCAGCTTTTTGGTTAGTAAATAAACTAAGTAACCAACAAGGTCCATTGTACTCAATATATAGCTAGCTAGATTTCTTAAGTATATAATCAATTTCCTATTAAGTggatgaaatttttttgttgtaaacTATAAAATCAACTTTAATGATATTTAAGTTTGGAAAGGAATTAGGCAAATTACATTTGTGACacaaacttagaaaaaaaattatatgcactaatgtaatgttttatattattatctaattataattattatatataataaatttattaatttttataaaattatcttaaaagtcatattaatgataattgtgattgatgatcatgtaaaattaatttattctattAGTGCATCAATATTAAACtctaaaatttattgataattgTGAATGAATATGTTTAATTGATTCGTTAGTGCATAACCTTTTTTATATCTCAATTAATAGTTTCCTAGTTACAAGTGCACAGATCCATAAAAAAACCATATTCAAAACAAGCatagttaattataatttattgcttgtaaaaaaattacaattcatcgctttcattatttcattagcAAGAAGAAATTCAAAAACATCGTCAAGGTCTCCTGTATTTGCATTGTCGAGCAGCAGAGCAAAGAAACATATGATAAATTGGGCGGCTAAGAGGACAAAAACATGTAACACTGCTAGCCTACTATGCAGTTCAAGCAAATCCCAACACTGCAACACGCAATTTCAGACGTGCACATtacattcatataaaaaaaaaaaacttggaaaataattatatagttGAATCACTTCCTTATTAGTCTCCCTAAAAACTATCACTTATATAAAACTTTGGCtcctaataattaaatattctctCCAAACTTAGTTGACGTCTAAAGTTAGCAATAAAAGCCTCAGCCCTTTTATCAATATCATCTTCCGAAACACAACTTATTGCTCTTCTATATTGTACCATATGATCCTCGGTGGTTTCTTCATCCTCAAGGAACCTTTGCATGCCCATTTGTTTATTGAACAATCTACACCATCTTTGTTTTAAACTTCTGGATACAGTGGAATGCATTCGCCAAGAGTGCACCAGAGACTTCAGTTTCTTCATAGACTTCAGTAATTGTCTGATGAGTGGTGAAGAATTCTGCGTATCCATTTTCTCGTGTAGAagctatatatattgattttggTAATTATTGATGATTACATACGAATATTAGTTAGCACTTATATAGGGGAGAAAACAAAGAAGCTTCTTACAGAAGCTACAGTAATGGAAGttaactaaaatattatataggaAGCTAGCCAGCTAGGTTCTATAGCGCGTAGGTTAGAAACTGAAATGATTGGAACAAGGGAAGGTTTCGGCTAATTACGTGGTGGGTTTCAAGAAATAAAGTAGCAAAAACGAATGACTTTGTTTATCCCAGGTTAAATTTACAATGATGTTGCCACCAACCAATATTCTAGATATATATCAGATTCATTTCTAGGAAGCCCTTCACACGTTTTTCCTTATAAGaatgtttttgatttttaattataaaaataataatatttcaatttcattttttatatttaaaagtttatttagtgaaattaaattaaaaatatttttattattttcatgatttttatataaatcattaaaataaaaattaagaataaaatattttttttataattaaaaataacaataaaaatattattcaaacaaATTGATCTCATACACTATTCTTTTGTCAATTGAGTATAGTGAAAGAAAATTCTTTCATGGACGCGTTACTTCTGTTTTGGTGGGATATTTAGATATCTTTCGTGGTAGCTTTAGGTTTAGTTAACTGGGGGAGGAATCGGGAAAGTGAAGAATGGAGGGTGaggttgtagtttttttttttcttcttaatgtgtaatgatatcgtatatactataaaaatttaaaaatctttatttattataccAGAAATAATGAAgtaatagttttttattataataaaaaaattatacttcagTAACTTTTTTATTCATCTGAAATAACTGGAGATATTTTTCACTACTTTTTCGAAGAGCATCTcttttagaaattatattttcacaAGCAGTGTGCATGGAAACACTTACTTTaaacaacaattaattttgagtaagtcaaatgatttttttttaattttacaatttcgTTGATTCTTATGGAGAAATTGTGAACGACGCATGAA encodes the following:
- the LOC114408082 gene encoding cilia- and flagella-associated protein 251-like, which gives rise to MATKTEDTSVVGKEKKAPSSNSPMTTTKKTPTKAPSTTKKATSSPSEKQVPNYLKPTISSGLDSHSSFKLPRNNDGPTKPTLNRRRSLDPSSSSSSRLPKQTHTPSLSRQHKALVSPGPRERTLPLRSSSVPIKTTNNASKPIPERLSRTPKEGRTQPLSAKKSPNKVFASTSKKVMSNDASSNSSNVSKSGGINESEVEEAVNEEQVGEVENVDNHEELPRQVVDSEHEHLDQKLEESDQPHVQDDDEKGIPTVLEEKEDENTNQYECNINESHPKIDHSTTEEVELKQEEQEQEEGGVVHKSETNNEEEVVEEKEGVEKVISEEVKELREGQGEDEQVESEVKEEKVESPKPKQVEEGGWMQEKKEVQSPVSNDVIEENAGKQLEARRNKVRALAGAFQNVIDHQKNK